From a single Anaerolineae bacterium genomic region:
- a CDS encoding DUF3604 domain-containing protein produces MAIAAGAEEALSAHNTPSSIPTYGRAVVEPAGEVIAGSYGTWRLTLTVGKHGVDDTGRILIARRMAANWGLPQFDRPSEAEYTTVSTTGKARLRAHYDPQAHIRPWKGAVVIDVYDGALAPGDEVTVIFGDTAQGGPGSQAQTFRQERYEFRVLVDAHGTGQYVPLEEQPWVRIVGGQAARLRVRCRSEVAADEEFAVTVVAEDRYGNPADGYAATVDLYPEGSERLLGTHAFTPSERGAHRFQGLRLSAPGIHRLVARERNGSLEGLGNPIVCHGTAPERRLYWGDMHGQTGATVATGTVEEYFAFGRDVAALDFISHCANDFQVTKEHWQEIQDGVRSFHQPGRYVTFLAYEWSGTTPVGGDHNVYFRGDEGVLHRSSHWQIADRSDEDTDRTPLSELQRELRDRGDVMLLPHVGGRHANLDYFDPTLTPIIEIASVHGVFEWFAEEALRRGLKVGFVANSDDHSGRPGATYPSGSDIHFGMRGGLLGAYAEDLSRDSLWEAFWARRCYGTTGERIVLRFSADGQPMGSEVRVNQAPKLEVEVLGTAPLETVEILRYTEVIYRHPLVTPIPGERPLLKLTWQGARTRYRKRPTLWHGSLSLSAGRILAVQEFAVDQPHEGVQSRTDREVRWLSSTAGDPDGLFLDLDAPDEAVLWFETEPARFGFRLADLGREPLVIEAGGEGQRVTAEWVPRGERPRETHFTFRDPAPPRGTTAYWLRVIQRDGAMAWSSPIYVIRDA; encoded by the coding sequence TTGGCCATCGCCGCCGGCGCGGAGGAAGCCTTGAGCGCCCACAACACCCCGAGCTCCATCCCCACCTATGGCCGAGCTGTGGTCGAGCCAGCCGGCGAGGTTATCGCCGGGAGCTATGGCACCTGGCGTCTTACCCTCACCGTGGGCAAGCACGGCGTAGACGATACCGGGCGGATCCTCATCGCCCGGAGGATGGCAGCCAACTGGGGGCTGCCCCAGTTCGACCGCCCCTCCGAGGCCGAGTATACCACCGTCTCCACCACCGGTAAGGCTCGGCTGAGAGCCCACTACGACCCTCAGGCCCACATCCGACCCTGGAAGGGAGCAGTGGTGATAGACGTGTATGACGGTGCCCTGGCCCCCGGTGACGAGGTCACCGTCATCTTCGGCGATACTGCTCAAGGGGGCCCGGGCTCCCAGGCGCAGACCTTCCGCCAGGAACGCTACGAGTTCCGTGTCCTGGTAGACGCTCACGGCACTGGGCAGTACGTTCCCCTCGAGGAACAGCCCTGGGTGCGAATCGTCGGCGGCCAGGCCGCCCGGCTGCGAGTCAGATGCCGGTCCGAGGTGGCCGCAGATGAGGAGTTCGCCGTCACGGTGGTGGCGGAGGACCGCTACGGCAACCCCGCCGACGGCTACGCTGCCACCGTGGACCTATACCCAGAGGGTAGCGAGAGACTCCTTGGGACCCACGCCTTCACTCCCAGCGAGCGCGGCGCCCATCGCTTCCAGGGCTTGCGCCTCTCGGCTCCAGGTATTCACCGGCTCGTGGCCCGGGAGAGGAATGGCTCCCTGGAAGGGTTGGGCAATCCTATCGTCTGCCACGGGACGGCCCCGGAAAGGCGGCTCTACTGGGGGGACATGCACGGGCAGACGGGGGCCACGGTAGCCACCGGCACGGTGGAGGAGTACTTCGCCTTCGGCCGGGACGTGGCCGCGCTCGATTTCATCTCCCACTGCGCCAACGACTTCCAGGTCACCAAGGAACACTGGCAAGAGATCCAGGACGGGGTGCGAAGCTTCCACCAGCCGGGCCGGTACGTCACCTTCTTGGCCTACGAGTGGTCGGGCACCACCCCGGTGGGAGGCGACCATAACGTCTACTTCCGGGGCGACGAGGGGGTGCTGCATCGCTCCAGCCACTGGCAGATCGCCGACCGCTCCGACGAGGACACCGACCGGACGCCTCTGAGCGAGCTGCAGCGGGAGCTACGGGACAGAGGAGACGTGATGCTGCTGCCTCACGTGGGCGGCCGCCACGCCAACCTGGACTACTTCGACCCTACACTCACCCCTATCATCGAGATCGCCTCGGTGCACGGAGTGTTCGAGTGGTTCGCCGAGGAGGCGCTGCGCCGGGGCCTGAAGGTGGGCTTCGTGGCCAACTCCGACGACCACAGCGGCCGTCCCGGGGCCACCTACCCCAGCGGCAGCGACATCCACTTCGGCATGCGCGGGGGGCTGTTGGGCGCTTACGCCGAGGACCTGAGCCGAGACTCCCTGTGGGAGGCCTTCTGGGCTCGCCGCTGCTATGGCACCACCGGCGAGCGCATCGTGCTTCGCTTCAGCGCCGACGGCCAGCCTATGGGTTCGGAAGTCCGGGTAAACCAGGCTCCTAAGCTCGAGGTGGAGGTGCTGGGCACGGCACCCCTGGAGACGGTGGAGATCCTGCGCTACACCGAGGTGATCTATCGCCACCCCCTGGTGACGCCGATCCCAGGCGAGCGTCCCCTACTCAAGCTGACCTGGCAGGGGGCCCGCACCCGCTATCGCAAGCGGCCCACCCTCTGGCACGGGTCGCTCTCGCTCAGCGCGGGCCGAATCCTGGCGGTGCAGGAGTTCGCGGTGGACCAACCCCATGAGGGGGTGCAGAGCAGGACCGATCGGGAGGTGCGCTGGCTCTCCTCCACCGCGGGCGACCCGGACGGGCTGTTCCTGGACCTGGACGCCCCCGATGAGGCAGTCCTGTGGTTCGAGACCGAGCCCGCCCGGTTCGGCTTCCGTCTGGCAGACCTGGGGCGGGAGCCGCTGGTGATCGAGGCCGGTGGCGAGGGCCAACGGGTGACTGCCGAGTGGGTGCCGCGGGGGGAACGGCCCAGAGAGACGCACTTCACCTTCCGCGACCCCGCGCCCCCACGGGGGACCACCGCCTACTGGCTGCGGGTGATCCAGCGAGATGGGGCCATGGCGTGGAGTAGCCCGATATACGTGATACGTGATGCGTGA
- a CDS encoding DUF2905 family protein, translating to MSPVEGLGRLLLVFGLLIGLLGIVLILVGKGVLPDRLPGDIHLEGRGWSCWVPLGLSVVLSLLLTLVLNLVVRLINR from the coding sequence ATGTCTCCGGTCGAGGGGCTAGGCAGGCTGCTGCTCGTATTCGGTCTCTTGATAGGGCTGCTAGGGATCGTTCTCATTCTGGTGGGAAAGGGGGTCCTTCCGGACCGGCTGCCGGGCGACATTCACCTGGAAGGGCGGGGCTGGTCCTGTTGGGTACCCCTTGGCCTGTCCGTGGTGCTGAGCCTTCTGCTCACCCTGGTTCTCAATCTGGTGGTACGGCTGATCAACCGGTAG
- a CDS encoding HAD family phosphatase: MVAVVALDLDGTLLRSDGSVSDRTVQILEECKHRGMRVVVATGRRIASSVRSLPPALQGCPSVYLNGAQVYLDGTCIHSEAIPLEDSLRVVDLIESRYPNCTLYADIGDRLYVNRPTEYPEALSIRRISDALVEPPLKMVVNLGPENGVACLAEEMPPSCRLIVTAGGAWGEVVAAPVSKATGLAVLLQRWGLTLADTIAFGDEMNDLEMVAESGIGVAMGNAVPALKAVADRVAPSNDEEGVAYTLETLLRDELYTL, from the coding sequence ATGGTGGCGGTAGTCGCGCTGGACCTGGACGGGACGTTGCTGCGCTCCGACGGCAGCGTGTCGGACCGGACCGTCCAGATTCTGGAGGAGTGCAAGCATAGAGGCATGAGGGTGGTGGTGGCGACGGGCAGGCGGATCGCCTCGTCCGTCAGATCTCTACCCCCTGCGCTGCAAGGCTGCCCCAGCGTCTACCTGAACGGGGCCCAGGTCTACCTGGACGGGACCTGCATTCACTCTGAGGCCATCCCTCTAGAGGACTCGCTGCGAGTGGTGGACCTGATCGAGAGCCGCTACCCCAACTGCACCCTCTATGCCGACATCGGCGACCGACTGTACGTGAACCGCCCCACGGAGTACCCAGAGGCGCTCTCGATCCGGCGCATCAGCGACGCCTTGGTGGAACCTCCGCTCAAGATGGTCGTCAACCTGGGACCGGAGAACGGGGTAGCTTGTCTGGCAGAGGAGATGCCCCCCTCGTGCCGCCTGATCGTGACTGCCGGCGGGGCCTGGGGCGAGGTGGTAGCGGCCCCCGTGTCTAAAGCCACAGGGCTGGCAGTGTTGCTGCAACGCTGGGGCCTGACTCTGGCCGACACGATCGCCTTCGGCGACGAGATGAACGACCTGGAGATGGTAGCCGAGAGCGGGATCGGGGTGGCCATGGGCAACGCTGTGCCGGCGCTCAAAGCGGTGGCGGATCGAGTGGCCCCCTCTAACGACGAGGAAGGGGTGGCGTATACCCTCGAGACGCTGCTCCGAGACGAGCTATACACGCTCTAA
- a CDS encoding DegV family protein, with translation MIAVVTESVADLPPALVQEWGIPTVPYVVTWDGNTYRDGVDLDPSELYRAMRTPDTSVSTGFPSAAAFEELYQKAGEGADGVLSVHISGDLSGGYAQAAQVASRMASALPIRALDSRTVSMAQGYVALAAARAASLGRSLEEVVRAAEKARDEVFFVAAFDTLEYLFRGGRLKRSAYLLGSALRIKPIIAAVDGKLQPIGRARNLSQAIRRIADMVAERAKGTTLHFTAMHSDNLEGAHQLLESVTARVKPVDGYVNQITPALGAHGGPGLVAACIWAETG, from the coding sequence GGGGCATCCCCACCGTGCCCTACGTCGTCACCTGGGACGGCAACACCTATAGGGACGGGGTGGATCTTGACCCGTCTGAGCTCTACCGCGCCATGCGCACACCGGACACGTCGGTGTCTACCGGCTTCCCCTCCGCTGCCGCCTTCGAGGAGCTCTACCAGAAGGCAGGCGAGGGCGCCGATGGGGTGCTGTCCGTCCACATCTCGGGCGATCTCAGCGGGGGCTACGCCCAGGCAGCCCAAGTGGCAAGCCGGATGGCCAGCGCTCTGCCCATTCGCGCCCTGGACTCGCGCACGGTGAGCATGGCCCAGGGCTACGTGGCCTTGGCGGCTGCCCGAGCGGCCTCCCTGGGGCGCAGCCTGGAGGAGGTGGTGCGAGCGGCTGAGAAAGCGCGAGACGAGGTGTTCTTCGTAGCTGCCTTCGACACCCTCGAATACCTCTTCCGCGGCGGAAGGCTTAAGCGCAGCGCCTACCTCCTGGGCTCCGCCCTGCGCATCAAGCCCATCATTGCCGCCGTGGACGGCAAGCTGCAGCCCATCGGCCGGGCCCGTAACCTGAGTCAGGCCATCCGCCGAATAGCGGACATGGTGGCGGAACGGGCGAAGGGCACGACGCTACACTTCACCGCCATGCATTCGGATAACCTGGAGGGAGCTCACCAGTTGCTGGAGTCGGTCACGGCTCGGGTGAAGCCGGTGGATGGCTACGTAAACCAGATCACCCCGGCGCTGGGCGCTCACGGCGGCCCCGGGCTGGTGGCCGCATGCATCTGGGCCGAGACAGGCTAG